AAAGGCGGTTCTATCCGTAACATCTATAGACTTACATAACGTATTAGGTAAATTTAATGCCAACATGGGTTCAATGCGCCGTGCCAGCAATAAAAGTGCATGCCCTTCATTAGACAAAATTTTTGCCGTGGCAAGGCCAATGCCTGAACTCGCACCAGTAATGACCACTAATGATTTTACGTTTTGCATATTGCATCCCATATAAATTTAATTGATATCTAAAACCATTGGCAGACTATATTTCATCCGAAAGTTACATTAAAATGGTTTATTCTTCTCACAGACATCAAAAAAATCTATGGATTATCGCCAACTTCACGCCTTTATCGCCGTTTTCGAAGAACGCAATATCACCACGGCTGCACGGCGGTTATTCCTCACACAACCTGCGCTCTCAGCGACGATCAAAACGCTGGAAGATAGCTTAGGCACCCAGCTGTTTAAGCGCTTACCAAGAGGCGTTGATGTCACTGAAGATGCGCGAATTTTATACCCGCATGCACAACGCATGGTGGCTGAGTTAGACACTCTGGCAAGCAGCTTTAAACGTGAAAAAAACCGCCAGCCTCTGCAAATTGGCATTGAAGAGGATATCGCTAATCAACACATTTGCGCGTTCCTAAAACAAGTTCAAGACCCTGATTTTCATTTATTAATCTCCTTGGAGTCAGGTTGCAAAGGAGATATCCGTCTTGCTTGCGAAGAAATGCGCTGTGAAGATGAGCTGTTTATTCCACTCATTAGTGAGCCATTTGTTTTAGTAATGTCACCTGAGCACCCACTCGCCAGTAAAAAGGCCATGACATCCGCTGAGTTACACGGATTGAGTTGGGTTATGTGCCCTGAGCTCACTTGGCACCAGCGTTTTTTACCGATTTACGGCGCGACAGCAAATTCCCCCTCCGCCCATGCCAGCACCTTTTCCCTCGCGCTTGCTCTGGTAGCACTCAACTTAGGCGTGGCAATCGTGCCCCAATCCCTTGCCAGTGAACACGCAAACATCGTTTCCCGCCCTTTACCTGTCCATGCACTGTCACGACGTATCGGCGTGTGTTATGCCATCCAATCATTGTCTTCCCCTGCGGTAGAGCAGCTTATCAACCATTTAACTCGTCAATAGCCGTCGACACTTTTGACGATCACGCTGTTCGCCAAACGGCACAACACAGCGTTAGTCACATCAAAAACAATAAATTCAATCAGTTAGATATCAATAAATTTACCTTAAAAATTGGCATAAACCCTGCATTAGCTTAGGTGTTAAGGCGGCAATAACCGCTACATAAAAACACAGGAGCAATGTTGATGGAAAAAGTCATCACCGTCTGCCCGTATTGCGCCTCAGGCTGTAAAATATACCTGAAGGTGGAGAACGGGAAGATCATCGGCGCAGAGGGCGCAAATGGTCACACCAATGAAGGGGAGCTCTGCCTAAAAGGTTATTATGGCTGGGACTTCATTCACGATACGAAAATATTAACGCCTCGCTTAAAAAACCCGATGATCCGTCGTGAGCGTGGTGGCAAGCTCGAAGTGGTTTCATGGGAAGAAGCGATTGAATTTGCCAGTTCTCGGTTACTGGCAATTAAAGAAAAATATGGCCCTAAAGCCATCATGACGACGGGTTCATCCCGTGGCCCGGGTAATGAAGCCAACTTTGTGATGCAAAAATTTGTTCGTGCAGCCGTCGGTAGCAATAATATCGACTGCTGCGCACGTGTCTGACACGGCCCTTCGGTTGCAGGTCTGCAGCGTTCGGTCGGTAATGGCGCAATGAGCAACTCAATTGTCGAAATTGAGGATACCAAATGCATTTTTGTCTTCGGTTACAATGCCGCAGACTCACACCCTATTGTCGCTCGCCGAATTTTAAAAGCGAAAGAAAAAGGGGCTCAAATTATTGTTTGCGATCCGCGTTATATTGAAACTGCGCGCATTGCAGATATTCACTTACCTTTGAAAAACGGGTCAAACATTGCGTTACTGAATGCATTTGCCCACGTGATCATCGAAGAAAACCTGTATGACAAAGCATTTATTGATGCACATACTGAAAAATTCGAAGAATATCGCACCTTAGTCGCGCCCTATACCCCTGAATCAGTGGAAGAAACCACGGGTATCAAAGCAGAAGACATTCGCAAAACAGCCCGCATGTATGCCAAAGCAGAAAGCGCGACGATTTTGTGGGGCATGGGTGTCACCCAGTTCTATCAAGGTGTTGAAACTGTTCAATCCCTCACTAGCCTTGCGCTACTCACAGGGAATTTAGGTAAGCCGCATGTTGGCGTTGGCCCTGTTCGGGGTCAAAACAACGTACAAGGCGCCTGCGATATGGGTGCACTGCCAAATACCCTGCCGGGCTACCAATATGTGTCGGATACCGCTGCACTGGAAAAATTCGCTCAATTCTGGGGCATTGAAAGCATGCCAGCAGAGAACGGCATTCCCCTGAGCGAAGTGCCACACTTTATTGATGAAGGTGTGTTAAAAGCTCACTATGTGATGGGGGAAGACCCGCTACAAACGGAGCCTGACCTTGCTACTATCCGCCGTACTTTCGATAAGCTCGAGCTGCTGATTGTCCAAGATATCTTTATGACCAAAACCGCGTCCATTGCCGACGTGATTTTCCCTGCCACGTCTTGGGGGGAACATGAAGGTGTGTACACCGCCGCTGACCGTGGTTTCCAACGCTTCTATAAAGCAGTTGAGCCTGTCGGTGACGTAAAAACAGACTGGGAAATCATTAGCTTAATGTCAACCGCTATGGGTTACCCAATGCACTACAACAACACCAAAGAAATTTGGGATGAGTTACGTGAATTGTGCCCAATTTATTATGGCGCGACCTATGAAAAAATGGCGGACTTAGCCTATATTCAATGGCCGTGTAAGACATTAGACAGCCCCGGCACGGAATATTTGTACGAAGGTGGTCAATTCGACACGCCAAATGGCAAAGGCCAATTCTTTACCTGCGATTGGCGCCCACCGATTGACCAAGTTAGCACAGAATACCCGATGGTTTTAGCAACAGTGCGCGAAGTGGGCCATTACTCGTGCCGTTCAATGACGGGTAACTGTAAGGCCTTGGCGGCGTTAGCGGATGAACCAGGTTTTGTACAAATCAATACCGCAGATGCAAAATCGTTAGGAATTAAAGACCAAGAGCTAGTTTGGGTGGCATCACGGCAAGGTAAAGTCATTACCCGAGCCAATATCAGTGACCGACCTAATAAAGGAGCGGTATACATGACTTATCAGTGGTGGATTGGTGCCTGTAATGAGTTAGTAGCAGAAAACCTCAGTCCAATTACCAAAACTCCTGAATATAAGTACTGTGCGGTACGCGTTGAGCCCATTGCAGACCAACAAAAAGCTGAGTATTTCGTTGTTCAGGAATACACAGGGATTAAACGTCGGTTACGTGAGGCGGCCGAAGGCCTTTAATTTTCGTTAAATAATCACCTAAGCCAATGGTTCCAGTCAAACCATTGGCTTTTTTATTTAGTTAATTAATAATAAGTATATTAATAAAATATTGATAATCTGTTATTCAGTCTGATTTCAAAAAAATTAAATTATATTTGAATAAATTTAATCACAGTCGTGACCTTCAAATATAAATAATAATTAATTTCATTAAGGCTATTATTGTTCATTTTATATGACTATCAATTATATAAAAACAGTAATAAGCAACCTGATAAATATAATCAAAAAACATACAATTAAAATAAATCTTGAACCGAGATCCCTAACCGCTGCATACGTGATAATAATGTGGTGCGTTTTAACCCTAAGCGGGTTGCAGCCCCCCTCGCACCAGCCACCACGCCGTTTGTCGCTCGTAGCGCCGCAATAATTCTATCTCTCTCTTCATCGTCACTTTCAGGGGCTGCGGTTTGCATGCGTTTTTCTATGGCACTGGGCTTTTCAAAGGCATTTTTAAGGCGTGAAGGCTTTGGGATATTGAGTTCATGTAGTTGTAAATTCAAAGTATTTCCACGGGTTAAAATCACCGCTCGCTCAATGACATTTTCCAACTCACGGACATTACCTGGCCACGGATACAATGATAACTGTGCCAGTGCTTCACGGGGAATACACTCAATCTTACGGTTCATACGCTGCGCAATTTTTTGCGTAAAATGGGTGGCAAGTAGTGGAATATCTTCAGGCCTTTCACGTAGCGGCGGGATAATAATCGGGAACACATTCAGCCGATAATACAGATCTTCGCGGAACTCACGCTCATCCGTCATGCCCTTTAAGTCACGATTCGTTGCCGCAATCAGCCGTACATCCACAGGAATAACTTTGTTACCACCGATACGTTCTATTTCACGCTCTTGTAGCACACGAAGTAATTTTGGTTGTAATTCCAATGGCATATCGCCGATTTCATCTAAAAACAGCGTGCTTTTATCTGCCATTTCAAAACGGCCAATGTGCGTAGTGGTTGCTCCAGTAAATGCGCCTTTATCGTGACCAAATAAGTCACTTTCCAACAAACCAGACGGGATCGCCGCACAATTCATTTTAATAATTGCACGGCGATGTCTGTCACTTAACCGATGAATAGCGCGGGCAATTAGCTCTTTACCTGTTCCCGTTTCCCCTAAAATCAATACGGTACTGTCGCTGCGTGCCACCAAATCCACTTGGTCGAGCACATTACGCATGGCGGCACTTTGAAAAATGATTTCGCTAAAACTCTCATTACCGTGAATTTGCTCATTGAGCCAGAGGTTTTCATTTTTCAGACTGTCTTTTAGGCGAGTAATTTCGCCATATGCCGCCGCATTGTCTACCGCAATAGCAAAGCGCGCCGCAATCTGTTTGAGTAAATTGCAGTTATCATCGGTGAAAATATGGGTATCTTCGTGGGATAAGACTAAAACGCCAAGGGGCTTATGGTTAAATGCCAACGGCAATAATAGTGTTTCCGTCATTCCTTGAGCACACACGTGCTGATACAGTGGGTCTTGGGTCGATTGGTCAAGAGCTAAGCGCATAGACTGATTACTTTCAAGCACTTGCGTTAAATCAGGGTGTAGTTCGTTTAAATGATATTGAGTTTTTTCGACGGGTTTTCCGCGGCGGTGATGGCTTGAATAACAAAGGTATACCGCTGAGCTATAATTATCACACAGGGCAATACTAATTTGGCTAATACCAAAAAAGCGGTAAATTTCCCGGGAAACTTCGGCAACTAATCCATCCATTTCTAAATGTGATAAAACGGAATTAGTAATATCTACCAGTATTCGATATTGGTCGCGTTCATGGCGTATACGTTCATTACTTTCAGTGATCCCCACAAATACCCCATTCTTTTTAATCATTTCCTTGAGATGTTATAAACACTCAAACTAATGGCCATTGATATAATTAAACATCAATACGACACCAAATAAGATTATTGTAATGACTCTAAAGAAAAATAATATCATTGACTGATTTAACTTTGATCCAATCCCCTATTTTTTCACGGTAAATTAAACTGTAATATATATTATTATATAACGATTCAATATTAAACGTCGTCATTATTGTCGAAAGCGTGTCGAATATATTTATTTTCTACAAATGAAATACCTAATTGTTTATTAATATATTGATTTAACTGAATTTAATTATTCCATCAATTTGGCACGATCCATGCTTATACCTGAGTATCTAAATTGAAAACAAGTACATCGGAACGTTGAATGTATTGTCATCATCTATTATTCAGGAGAGTAGGATGAACCGTTTCATCATTGCAGATCCCAAAAAATGCATTGGTTGCCATACTTGCGAAGTCGCGTGTGTGGTGTCCCACCAAGAACAAGAAACGGGGATTGCCACTGTCGTCAAAGATGAATTTTTCCCACGAATTCATGTATTAAAAGGCTATACCGTCAGTACGGCAGTGGTGTGTCGCCAATGTGAAGATGCGCCATGTGCTAATGTGTGCCCAAATGGCGCAATCAGCCGCAAAGACGATTTTGTCTATGTTGACCAATCAAAATGTATTGGTTGTAAAACCTGCGTTATTGCCTGCCCTTACGGCACCATGGAAGTGATTAGTCGACAAGTCGACCAGCAAGTGACCGCTCTCAATACCATCCCACAATACCGTGCAGAAGCCCATAAATGCGATTTATGCCATACCCGAGAAGGTGGCCCTGCTTGCGTCGAAGTGTGCCCAACGGAAGCGTTGATGGTTGTCGATAGAAACCGTATGGATGAAATCGTTAAAGAGCGCCGACGCCGTGCTGCCTTTGAAATTCCGCCGGATATCCTGCTGTAAGGAGCGTGCTATGCATGAAGTTGCATTATGCCAAAATGCTTTTGAAATCATTGAACAACACGCCAAGCAAAACCATGCCCAGCGTGTCACAGGGGTTTGGCTCGAATTAAGTGCTGTCTCTTGTGTGGAAGAGTCTGCTGTGCATTTTTGCTTCGACATTATTTGCCGCAATACCCTTGCGCAGGGTGCTACGCTCCATGTGTCTACCGTGCCTGCACAGGCACAATGCCGCGATTGCCAACGTACCGTGCAAATCACCCAATTTGAAGCGGGCTGCCCACACTGTGGCAGCCGAAACTTGCACGTGGATAGCAGCAGTAGCATGCAGGTCAAACAGATTGAAGTTGAATAATATTCTATGTAGGAGTTTGTTATGTGTTTAGGCATCCCCGGAAAAGTGGTCAGCGTAGGCGAGTCCCCGATGGATACCGCCCAAGTTGAAGTTTGCGGTGTCAAACGCGATGTGAATATTGCGCTAGTGTGTGAAGGGGAAACCGCAGCAATGATTGGCAAATGGGTGCTTGTCCACGTGGGCTTTGCGATGAGCATCATTGATGAACAAGAGGCGCACGATACCCTTGCCGCACTCATGGCGATGGAAGAAGTCGAGGAAGATGTAGGCTACTTTTTACGAGGCAATGCTTAAGTTGAGGACAAATCGCAGCGCCTCACCGCACTGCGATCCGCCCCCTAGGCATTTATTCCCCCTCAAATAGGGTAAAGCCGCCTAACCCTTGCCACTGAGGTAACGCGGCATACACTTGTTGCACTGCCGAAATCACCTTCTCATTCATTGGCATATAAAAACCCACTAAGTCTGGCTGAATACCTAAGAAAATAATCTCTTCGATATCCTCTTTTAATTGGTCGATTAAAAAATTTAACGGCAAATTATGGGTGCTCATGATAAACATTTCAGCGATATCATCGGGGTCAATAATTCGTATTTCACCCGGTGCTAAGCCAATATCGGCGGCATCCACAATCAACAAGCGCTGGGGTTTTAATGCACGCACTTGGTGAGACACACTTTCAGGGCTGCTCCCGCCGTTAATCGCCTGCCAGCCATCAATCGGGTTGGCTTCCATTAAATCGAATAACATCGGCCCTGCACCGTCATCCCCCATCATACTATTCCCAACAGCCAACATCAGGTTTTGCACAGAGGGTTGGTTTGGTTCGGCTAATACCTTGTTTTCAGTAAATTCATCGTCTAATGATGGGGAACCTTGTCTGGTTGTATGCCCTACGCCCTGCCGCTTTACAATCAAATAAATCGCGGGTTCCCGCTCAATTTCGCCGAGAAGCTGGATCAGCGTTTTGCTCCACGCTTGATAAGGGGACTGCGGGTCTTTGGCAAAACCATCTAATGCCAACGCCAACATATTGGTATGGGTCGAGTCGATATTAATTTCACCAAAGGTGATTAAGCCTTGTAACTTACGACGAGCCTCCCCCTCAGGTAAGGCTTGAACCCAAGACTGATAGCCTGTTAGCGGGCAGACTAGCTCGGTTTTCAGGCAATCAATCATCCCAACGTGGTGGCCTATCGCCAACGAGTAATACATCACTTGCTGGGCATCTTCTGGAATGTCATCGTCACTGTCGACAAACTTTTGGCGCAAAGACCAAAAAAAGACTTCGCCTTCCGTTGGCGAAGAGCTAGCCGAAGCTGGACTAGTCATGAATGCCTCCTTGCTTCAACACAGCGACTAAATGGTTAACAATGTCACGCAAACGGGGGTCTTGCTCTTCGTTGAGCCACGTTTGTAACGTGCTTTGAACTTGGGCTGGGCTCGCCCCCTCCAATAAAGATAAAAACCGGTCGCTAATTTCACGGCCTTGGTAATAACCCGCTTGGCGGCGTGCTTCACGTTCGATCATCACCCGAGTGGCTAATGGAATTGATGGCAATATAAGCTCAACACGCTCATCGTCGGCTTCATGGTGGTCTTGCGCTGATAATTTTTGTTTCAGTAAGCCAAGCGCCACAGCAAAGCCATAAATGGTCGCCGCAGGGGTTGGCGGGCAACCTGGGATCCACACATCGATAGGCACGATGTGTTCGCTGCCACCCCACACGCAATACAGATCATGGAAAATACCGCCACCACAACCACAAGCCCCATAAGAGATACAAATTTTGGGGTCAGGTGCGGACTCATAAGCCCGCAATGCAGGCATGCGCATGGCGCGAGTAACCGCCCCAGTAAACAGCAAAATATCTGCGTGGCGAGGAGAGGCAACCACTTTGATCCCGAAGCGTTCTGCGTCAAAAACGGGGGTAATTGCTGAGAAAATTTCGATTTCGCAGCCATTACAACCACCGCAGTCAACACGGTACACATAGGCGGAACGCTTGATGTCTTTGAGCAGCGTGCTTTTCAGCTTAGCCACTTGCTCATCCAATTGAATAGGCCGACTAACATGATGATTAATAGGAATATCTGGCAGACTCATTATTTATCTCCCTCAATGTGCAAGCGGAAATTTTGGCGGCCATTGTTCAGCAAATTGTTTTTTTGTTTACAGGATGGGCAGGTTTCATACATCGGGCGTAGCGCCTCAATGCCGCTTTCCTCGATACCTGACGCCACCATTAACGCCATCGCGTAATCTACCGATTTTTTAGGAGCGAATGCTTCGCCACATTGGCGGCAATGTTGTAAGCGGAAGGTGCCTTTCATGTACAAGTCAGCCTTGTTCATGACTGCCGTTTCGAATTCTTCCGTTAGATGAATGGCGCGAGTTGGGCACACTTCTTCACAACGGGCGCAATAGATGCAGCGCCCGAGGAATAACTGCCAACGACGCTCACCGCTTGCTAAGTCAGTCTCCATGGTTAACGCATTGGCAGGACACGCTGAAATACAGGCGCCACAGGCAATGCATTGCTGCGGGTCATACTCGGGTTTACCGCGAAACCCGTGAGCCACTTCGAGAGGCTTGAACGGGTATTTCACCGTCGCCGTTCCTGCATTTTGAAGGGTTTTAAACAGTTTAAACATAATATGCCCTCCGCCTATTTCATTATCGACGTTTTACGGTCGATGCTGTGCTGCTCAAGTTCTTTGTATGCCACGGTTTTGGCTTTGCGTTTTTTCACGTCCACCAGCGTCACACGGTCAGTACAAGAGTAACAAGGGTCAAGGCTACCAATGATCAGCGGCGCATCGGAAACCGTATTACCTTGCAACATATAACGCAGCACTGGCCAGTTGGCATAGGTCGCCGCACGACAACGCCAGCGGTACAGTTTTTGGTTATCCCCTAACATGCTCCAGTGAACATCCTCCCCACGCGGCGCTTCCGTATAACCCAGCGCAAATTTATGGGGCTGATAAGTAAAGCCTTCCGTGAGGATTGGCCCTTCTGGCATGTTATCTAGCGCGTATTCAATCATCGACAAGGAATCCAGCGTTTCTTTAATACGCACCATCACCCTTGAATAGACATCGCAACCATCAAGGCTGAATAAGGTTTTTGGCAGGTTGCCATAATCAGCAAATGGGTGATCAAAGCGCACATCGCGTTTAAAACCGCTCGCGCGGATCATCGGCCCCACAGGGCTGTAATCACGGGCAATTTGTGGCTCTAAACGCCCTACGCCGACAGTACGTTGTTCCATATTTGGCGTGCTCAGTAACATGTCCACCAATTGGGTTACATCACGGCGCATCTCCTGCACCAACTGAATGGTTTTCACACGCTGTTCTTTGAGGAAATCACGGCGAACGCCGCCAATCAGGTTCGTGCCGTACGTTTTACGTGCGCCTGTTAGCAATTCCGCCATGGTCATGGATTTTTCACGCACGCGGAAAAACTGCATAAACCCCGTGTCGAAACCTGTAAAGTGGCTTGCGAGGCCAATATTCAATAAGTGGCTGTGAAGGCGTTCAACTTCTAAAAGCACACTACGAATGGTGTGCGCACGTTGCGGTACATAAATACCAAGGGCATTTTCTACCGATGAGGTGTATGCCACGCTATGAGTAAAACCACAAATTCCGCAAACACGGTCAGATAAAAACGTGACTTCGTTATAGCCCATGCGGGTTTCTGCCAGTTTTTCCATCCCACGGTGGACATAGAACATACGGTAATCTGCATCGACAATACGTTCGCCATCAACGAATAAGCGGAAGTGCCCAGGTTCATCGGAGGTGATATGCAGCGGGCCAATGGGTACAACACGGCTTTGGGTTTTGCTGTCGTTAATAAACTCGTAAGTTTCAGTGTCTGTGGTTGGCGCAGGGCGCTGGCGATAATCCATGGTGTCTTTGCGCAGCGGGTATAAATCTTCCGGCCAATCATCAGGTAACACTAAACGGCGCTCATCGGGCAAGCCAACGGGGCGCAGGCCGTACATATCGCGAATTTCGCGCTCCCCCCAGACCGCCGCAGGGACACGCGGCGTCACAGACGGGAACTCTTGGGTAATTGGGCTAACAAAGGCTTTCACTGTCACCCAACATTTTTCCCCTTCTTCCATAGAAAGCGCGTAATACACGGCAAATTGGCCATTGAGTGGGCGTTCATCATTGCCCCATAAAACTGGTAACCAACCGCCACAGCCGTAGTAAAGAAACTCCACCACCTCAGGCAGCATATCCGTTTTCACCGTAATGGTGAGCTGATTAGCGGTTTGCCACTCTTCATCCAGCACCGCATGGGGAAATTTCTCGCGCACTTGTGCCAGATAGCCAACGCCTTTGCGAACGCCTTGAAGGGTATCTGTATAGTTCTGATAGCTCACGTTATTTCTCCTGCACTGATGCGGTAGAGGCGCTAACACCCCACGGCCATTGGTAATGTAATTGAGTTGATTCTGTTGAAGTTGCCGCGCTATCGGTTAATACAATAGTGGCGGCATTTTCGAGTAAGCGGCTAACCGGTTGTGGAATGTGGGTTCCCATCACTAACATCAATACGATGAGAATTGCCATTGGCAATGTCGTTAAAATACCCAGCTCACCACGAGACACACAGTCGGGTTGCTCACCAAATAAGGTTTTCGAGATCATGCGCACCAACCCGCCTAACACGATAGTGATCAACACCAAAACCAGCAGGGTTAACCAGAAATGATTAGCGGCGATCCCCGCGACCACAATCATGAATTCGCTGAGGAAAATATTGAATGGCGGCATACCGCCCAGAGCCAATGCGCCGCCGGCAAACACCACTGCCGTAAATGGCATAGTACGCAGTAAGCCTTTCACCACGGTGATATCTCGCGTGCCGTATTTCAGTAAAACGTTCCCTGAACCGCAGAACAGCAAGGTTTTACCCAAGCTATGGTTCAAGGTGTGCAGCAAGGCCGCTAACACCCCTAATGGGCCACCAATACCCAATGCCACTGCAATCAGCCCCATGTTTTCCACACTGGAATAGGCCAGCAGACGTTTCATGTCTTTTTGCACTAAGATGAAAAATGCGGCAACGGCCACTGAGAGCAAGCCGAATACCAGCAATAGCGTTTGAGTGAACTCACCGCCAATCGCGGAGGTTACGATGATGTAGTAGCGAATGATGATCAGCAGCGCGCAATTAAGCAGTACCGCAGAAAGTAACGCAGAGGTTGGGCTTGGTGCTTCACTGTGTGCATCGGGTAACCAAGCGTGCATTGGGAACAAGCCCGTTTTGGTACCAAAACCAATCAGCACGAAAACAAACGCTAAATGCATCAGGGTTGGGTCAAGCAGTTCAGTGTATTTCAGCACTTCGGTCCAGAAAATGGCGAGCTCAGGGTTTGGCATCACATTGACCGCATTGGCGTACACCAAAATTGTCCCAAACAGGCCAAATGCCACGCCCACGCTACAAATAATGATGTATTTCCACGCCGCTTCCAGTGACGAACGCTGCCCATAAATCCCCACTAAGAACGCCGAGCTCAGTGTGGTCGCTTCCACCGCTGCCCACATTAAAATCAGGTTATTACTGGTGATCACCAACAGCATGGTAAATAAGAACAGGTGGAAGAAACCATAGTAATTACATAAGGTTCCTACACTGATCTCGCCATCTGCCACTTCGTGATTCATATAGCCGATGGAATATAACCCCGTTAAGAAGCCGACAATACCTAAAATAGCGAGAAATAACCCTGCAAGGCTATCGAGGTGGATCCAGTTCCCCGCCATCAGCAAATCACCGACCTCACTGATGGTATTGACCATCCACAGTGACAAAACCAATAGCGCCACAATGCCGACGGTATGCACCAATGTAACTGCGGGTTTTGCGCCGCTGCCTAGCAATCGGCACGCAAAGGCCAGCAGTGAAATCACCAACGGCGTTGCCATTAATAACGTTAACAACATACTTTGACTCATCTCATCACCCCTTCAGCGCGGTCAGTTGATCCACGTTCAGTGTGTTGAGCGTGCGATAAATTTTACGCGCCAGTACCGCCATGATAATCACAGCGAAAATCGCATCGGTGGCGATACCAATTTCCACCAGCTCGGGCGCTTTATAAGCCAGTAAGGCCAAGGTCAAGTGAGAGCCATTTTCCATCAAGCAGTAACCAAACGCCTGTTTGAGGATATTGCGCTGTGTGACGATGCACAGCAGGCCTAACATAAAGTGACCGAGGGAAACCGCTAACGCAGGTTTTAGCTCTGTGGCAATCGGCAATTTGATAGGCTCGACCACAAACCAGCACAGCACCACAATCACCGCCGCGGCTAACATCAACCATGCAGGGCTAATCACCCCGCCATTGGCTGACGGGTCTGACAGCTTGCGAAATGCATAACCTAAGATTACAGGGACTAAAATCACCTTAGTGATAAATGCCGACCCCGCCCACATAGCGAGTTCAGGG
The window above is part of the Providencia sp. R33 genome. Proteins encoded here:
- the hyfH gene encoding hydrogenase 4 subunit H, translating into MFKLFKTLQNAGTATVKYPFKPLEVAHGFRGKPEYDPQQCIACGACISACPANALTMETDLASGERRWQLFLGRCIYCARCEEVCPTRAIHLTEEFETAVMNKADLYMKGTFRLQHCRQCGEAFAPKKSVDYAMALMVASGIEESGIEALRPMYETCPSCKQKNNLLNNGRQNFRLHIEGDK
- a CDS encoding hydrogenase large subunit; the encoded protein is MSYQNYTDTLQGVRKGVGYLAQVREKFPHAVLDEEWQTANQLTITVKTDMLPEVVEFLYYGCGGWLPVLWGNDERPLNGQFAVYYALSMEEGEKCWVTVKAFVSPITQEFPSVTPRVPAAVWGEREIRDMYGLRPVGLPDERRLVLPDDWPEDLYPLRKDTMDYRQRPAPTTDTETYEFINDSKTQSRVVPIGPLHITSDEPGHFRLFVDGERIVDADYRMFYVHRGMEKLAETRMGYNEVTFLSDRVCGICGFTHSVAYTSSVENALGIYVPQRAHTIRSVLLEVERLHSHLLNIGLASHFTGFDTGFMQFFRVREKSMTMAELLTGARKTYGTNLIGGVRRDFLKEQRVKTIQLVQEMRRDVTQLVDMLLSTPNMEQRTVGVGRLEPQIARDYSPVGPMIRASGFKRDVRFDHPFADYGNLPKTLFSLDGCDVYSRVMVRIKETLDSLSMIEYALDNMPEGPILTEGFTYQPHKFALGYTEAPRGEDVHWSMLGDNQKLYRWRCRAATYANWPVLRYMLQGNTVSDAPLIIGSLDPCYSCTDRVTLVDVKKRKAKTVAYKELEQHSIDRKTSIMK
- a CDS encoding hydrogenase 4 subunit F; the protein is MSQSMLLTLLMATPLVISLLAFACRLLGSGAKPAVTLVHTVGIVALLVLSLWMVNTISEVGDLLMAGNWIHLDSLAGLFLAILGIVGFLTGLYSIGYMNHEVADGEISVGTLCNYYGFFHLFLFTMLLVITSNNLILMWAAVEATTLSSAFLVGIYGQRSSLEAAWKYIIICSVGVAFGLFGTILVYANAVNVMPNPELAIFWTEVLKYTELLDPTLMHLAFVFVLIGFGTKTGLFPMHAWLPDAHSEAPSPTSALLSAVLLNCALLIIIRYYIIVTSAIGGEFTQTLLLVFGLLSVAVAAFFILVQKDMKRLLAYSSVENMGLIAVALGIGGPLGVLAALLHTLNHSLGKTLLFCGSGNVLLKYGTRDITVVKGLLRTMPFTAVVFAGGALALGGMPPFNIFLSEFMIVVAGIAANHFWLTLLVLVLITIVLGGLVRMISKTLFGEQPDCVSRGELGILTTLPMAILIVLMLVMGTHIPQPVSRLLENAATIVLTDSAATSTESTQLHYQWPWGVSASTASVQEK
- the hyfE gene encoding hydrogenase 4 membrane subunit produces the protein MTGSMIVNNLAGLMMITSLLVIGAKRPVTSCWFYALQSLVLVAIFGTLSYTLNAPELAMWAGSAFITKVILVPVILGYAFRKLSDPSANGGVISPAWLMLAAAVIVVLCWFVVEPIKLPIATELKPALAVSLGHFMLGLLCIVTQRNILKQAFGYCLMENGSHLTLALLAYKAPELVEIGIATDAIFAVIIMAVLARKIYRTLNTLNVDQLTALKG